The following are encoded in a window of Halorarum salinum genomic DNA:
- a CDS encoding DMT family transporter, translating into MGRLEERTVGTLFVLLSAVCFATLGILGEFAFRAGLSVPAALTLRFLVGGLVVWLGLAAHRLLASPPHPRLRLPTRDGLVAAALGALGYAGVSYGFFVGVERTSAGLAAVLLYTYPLFVVALAATALDERVGGRTVLAAVLTIAGVALVSWTGTAAFDPLGAAATLAAAVLYACYITASRVALRTADERVLTAYVAPAAAVSTGLAGAFTGTLSLPTTRFGWAVVLGLGTVSTALAIFAFFAGLKRVGASRAGVVSTVEPAVVLALGAAFLGETVTPAMLAGAGLILSGVVLVQTARE; encoded by the coding sequence ATGGGTCGTCTCGAGGAGCGGACCGTCGGCACGCTATTCGTCCTCCTCTCTGCGGTCTGTTTCGCGACGCTCGGAATCCTCGGCGAGTTCGCCTTCCGGGCGGGGCTGTCGGTGCCGGCCGCGCTCACGCTCCGGTTTCTCGTCGGGGGGCTCGTCGTCTGGCTCGGGCTGGCGGCCCACCGACTGCTCGCGTCGCCGCCGCACCCGCGGCTCCGGCTCCCGACGCGGGACGGCCTCGTCGCCGCCGCGCTCGGCGCGCTCGGCTACGCTGGGGTCAGCTACGGCTTCTTCGTCGGCGTCGAGCGGACGTCGGCCGGTCTCGCCGCCGTGCTACTGTACACGTATCCGCTGTTCGTCGTCGCGCTCGCCGCGACGGCGCTCGACGAGCGGGTCGGCGGGCGGACCGTCCTCGCCGCGGTGCTCACCATCGCCGGCGTGGCCCTCGTCTCGTGGACCGGGACCGCCGCGTTCGACCCGCTCGGCGCGGCGGCGACGCTCGCGGCCGCGGTGCTGTACGCCTGTTACATCACCGCCTCGCGGGTCGCGCTCCGGACGGCGGACGAGCGCGTGTTGACCGCCTACGTCGCGCCCGCGGCGGCCGTCTCGACGGGGCTCGCCGGCGCGTTCACGGGCACGCTCTCGCTCCCGACGACCCGGTTCGGCTGGGCCGTCGTCCTGGGGCTCGGAACCGTCTCGACCGCGCTCGCCATCTTCGCGTTCTTCGCTGGGCTGAAGCGGGTCGGCGCGAGCCGCGCGGGCGTCGTCTCCACCGTCGAACCCGCCGTCGTCCTCGCGCTCGGCGCGGCGTTCCTCGGGGAGACGGTCACGCCCGCGATGCTCGCCGGCGCGGGGCTCATCCTCTCGGGCGTGGTGCTCGTCCAGACGGCGAGGGAGTGA
- a CDS encoding DUF6276 family protein translates to MPTCPHCDVELVAFAVPEALREHAPDGAAAAAICPRCLRVTPREATGPAGTDPEFGRVHDAFPRGEGGIAVALLLGALPKLTLKRDSIAALREAAEGAGVDVELTLDRVVGADVDPHFDLERRVGQFGSLLG, encoded by the coding sequence ATGCCGACCTGCCCCCACTGCGACGTCGAACTCGTCGCCTTCGCCGTCCCGGAAGCGCTGCGGGAACACGCCCCCGACGGCGCCGCGGCGGCCGCGATCTGCCCGCGCTGTCTCCGCGTCACCCCGCGGGAGGCGACCGGACCGGCCGGTACGGACCCCGAGTTCGGCCGCGTCCACGACGCCTTCCCCCGCGGGGAGGGCGGCATCGCCGTCGCGCTCCTGCTCGGCGCGCTCCCGAAGCTCACCCTGAAGCGTGACTCGATCGCGGCCCTCCGCGAGGCCGCGGAGGGCGCGGGGGTGGACGTCGAGTTGACGCTCGACCGCGTGGTCGGGGCCGACGTGGATCCCCACTTCGACCTGGAGCGGCGCGTGGGCCAGTTCGGTTCCCTCCTGGGGTAG
- a CDS encoding V-type ATP synthase subunit D gives MAEDVKPTRKNLMEIEDRIELSERGHDTLEQKRDGLIMEFMDILDQAQDVRSKLEADYEDAQETIDKARAMEGDVAVRGAAAALKEHPEITTQSKNIMGVVVPQIESSKVRKSLDERGYGLLGSSARIDEAADAYEELLESIILAAEVETAMKKMLTEIETTKRRVNALEFTLLPSLYENQEFIEQKLEEQEREEIFRLKKIKAKKEEKEAEEAEEEAVRDPEEVREPGQVNADD, from the coding sequence ATGGCCGAGGACGTCAAGCCGACTCGCAAGAACCTGATGGAGATCGAGGACCGCATCGAACTCTCCGAGCGGGGCCACGACACGCTAGAGCAGAAGCGTGACGGGCTCATCATGGAGTTCATGGACATCCTCGACCAGGCCCAGGACGTCCGTTCGAAGCTCGAGGCCGACTACGAGGACGCCCAGGAGACCATCGACAAGGCCCGGGCGATGGAGGGCGACGTGGCGGTCCGGGGCGCGGCGGCGGCGCTGAAGGAGCACCCCGAGATCACCACCCAGTCGAAGAACATCATGGGCGTCGTCGTCCCGCAGATCGAGTCCTCGAAGGTGCGAAAGAGCCTCGACGAGCGGGGCTACGGCCTGCTCGGCTCCTCGGCCCGCATCGACGAGGCGGCCGACGCGTACGAGGAACTCCTCGAGAGCATCATCCTCGCCGCCGAGGTGGAGACGGCGATGAAGAAGATGCTCACCGAGATCGAGACCACCAAGCGCCGGGTCAACGCCCTGGAGTTCACGCTGCTGCCGTCCCTGTACGAGAACCAGGAGTTCATCGAGCAGAAACTGGAGGAGCAGGAGCGCGAGGAGATCTTCCGCCTCAAGAAGATCAAGGCCAAGAAGGAGGAGAAGGAGGCCGAAGAGGCCGAGGAGGAGGCCGTCCGCGACCCCGAGGAGGTACGGGAACCCGGACAGGTCAACGCCGACGACTGA
- a CDS encoding bifunctional metallophosphatase/5'-nucleotidase, which produces MTPPPRLVHLSDLETLFDRPADAGRLAGAVGELRDGRTVVVGTGDTTALGALALATEAGRGHGRPFLDAVSPVASTFGNHDFDEGPARAAEWARDTPGTHLAANLEGLDGDAYEPSALVDVAGTRVGLVGVVNPETPEMCHAVESLAFTDPVAAVRGEAAELRRRGAEFVVVLSHCGDGDADVARGTDVDAVLGGHDHELVAERVDGTLVARTRGGQANEYEVVTLGGEPTADVRTPTDAPVDAAIEAEYRERRAAAGVDESVRSFAGPLSTAEVGRAAAAAYRDRGGADVGLIAAGSVRAGLPAAATVGDLLGVVPFPSHLHTLAVRGGDLAAAVRLGRDSPDDTHGHVFAVGASVREDGTVAVDGEPVSPDRTYRVACTSYLTEVAPLAGFEPDAVVDDRGLQYEHLLAHARDGEFGRDAG; this is translated from the coding sequence ATGACCCCTCCACCTCGCCTGGTCCACCTCTCGGACCTGGAGACGCTGTTCGACCGGCCCGCCGACGCCGGTCGACTCGCCGGCGCCGTCGGGGAACTCCGGGACGGGCGGACCGTCGTCGTCGGGACGGGCGACACGACCGCGCTCGGGGCGCTCGCGCTCGCGACCGAGGCGGGCCGCGGCCACGGTCGCCCGTTCCTCGACGCCGTCTCGCCGGTCGCGAGCACCTTCGGCAACCACGACTTCGACGAGGGGCCGGCCCGGGCCGCCGAGTGGGCGCGCGACACGCCCGGCACGCACCTCGCGGCGAACCTCGAAGGGCTGGACGGCGACGCCTACGAACCGAGCGCGCTCGTCGACGTCGCCGGCACGCGGGTCGGACTCGTCGGCGTGGTCAACCCGGAGACGCCGGAGATGTGCCACGCCGTCGAGTCGCTGGCGTTCACCGATCCCGTCGCGGCGGTCCGCGGGGAGGCGGCCGAACTCCGCCGACGGGGTGCCGAGTTCGTCGTCGTCCTCTCCCACTGCGGGGACGGCGACGCCGACGTCGCCCGCGGGACCGACGTGGACGCGGTGCTCGGCGGCCACGACCACGAACTCGTCGCCGAGCGGGTCGACGGGACGCTCGTCGCGCGCACCCGCGGGGGCCAGGCCAACGAGTACGAGGTCGTGACGCTCGGCGGGGAGCCGACGGCGGACGTTCGGACCCCGACCGACGCGCCGGTCGACGCGGCGATCGAGGCGGAGTACCGCGAGCGCCGGGCGGCCGCCGGCGTCGACGAGTCGGTGCGTTCGTTCGCCGGGCCGCTCTCGACGGCGGAGGTCGGCCGCGCCGCGGCGGCGGCGTATCGCGACCGCGGCGGGGCGGACGTCGGTCTGATCGCCGCCGGGTCGGTCCGGGCCGGCCTGCCCGCGGCGGCGACCGTCGGCGACCTGCTCGGCGTCGTTCCGTTCCCCTCCCACCTCCACACGCTCGCGGTCCGCGGCGGGGACCTCGCCGCCGCGGTCCGCCTCGGTCGGGACTCGCCCGACGACACGCACGGACACGTGTTCGCCGTCGGCGCGTCGGTACGTGAGGACGGGACGGTCGCGGTCGACGGCGAGCCGGTGTCCCCCGACCGGACCTACCGCGTCGCCTGCACGAGCTACCTCACGGAGGTCGCCCCGCTCGCGGGGTTCGAACCGGACGCGGTCGTCGACGACCGGGGGCTCCAGTACGAGCACCTCCTCGCGCACGCGCGGGACGGGGAGTTCGGTCGCGACGCGGGGTGA
- a CDS encoding ATP synthase subunit B, whose product MKEYQTITEISGPLVYAEVDEPVGYDEIVEIETPEGETKRGQVLESEEGLVAIQVFEGTTGIDRNASVRFLGETLKMPVTEDLLGRVLDGSGQPIDGGPDIVPDERRDIVGAAINPVSREYPEEFIQTGVSSIDGMNTLVRGQKLPIFSASGLPHNDLALQIARQATVPEEAAEEGEEASEFAVIFGAMGITQEEANEFMQDFERTGALERSVVFTNLADDPAVERTVTPRMALTTAEYLAFDKGYHVLVILTDMTNYCEALREIGAAREEVPGRRGYPGYMYTDLAQLYERAGRIEGREGSVTQIPILTMPGDDDTHPIPDLTGYITEGQIYVDRDLHSQGLKPPVQVLPSLSRLMDDGIGEGLTREDHGDVSDQMYAAYAEGEDLRDLVNIVGREALSERDNKYLDFADRFEAEFVQQGYDTDRTIDETLEIGWDLLSTLPKEELNRIGEDLIEEHYREDVSGEGSAEEVTAD is encoded by the coding sequence ATGAAAGAGTATCAAACCATCACGGAGATCAGCGGCCCGCTGGTGTACGCCGAGGTCGACGAGCCCGTCGGCTACGACGAGATCGTCGAGATCGAGACGCCCGAAGGCGAAACCAAGCGCGGCCAGGTCCTCGAGAGCGAGGAGGGGCTCGTCGCCATCCAGGTGTTCGAGGGGACCACCGGCATCGACCGCAACGCGTCCGTCCGCTTCCTGGGCGAGACGCTGAAGATGCCCGTCACCGAGGACCTCCTCGGGCGGGTGCTCGACGGCTCCGGCCAGCCGATCGACGGCGGCCCGGACATCGTCCCGGACGAGCGGCGCGACATCGTCGGCGCCGCCATCAACCCCGTCTCCCGGGAGTACCCCGAGGAGTTCATCCAGACGGGCGTGTCGTCGATCGACGGCATGAACACGCTGGTGCGGGGCCAGAAGCTCCCCATCTTCTCGGCGTCGGGGCTCCCGCACAACGACCTCGCGCTCCAGATCGCGCGGCAGGCGACCGTGCCGGAGGAGGCCGCCGAGGAGGGCGAGGAGGCATCCGAGTTCGCGGTCATCTTCGGCGCGATGGGCATCACCCAGGAGGAGGCCAACGAGTTCATGCAGGACTTCGAGCGCACCGGCGCGCTGGAGCGCTCGGTCGTCTTCACGAACCTCGCGGACGACCCCGCCGTCGAGCGGACGGTCACACCGCGGATGGCCCTCACGACCGCGGAGTACCTCGCGTTCGACAAGGGGTACCACGTGCTCGTCATCCTGACGGACATGACCAACTACTGCGAGGCGCTCCGCGAGATCGGGGCGGCCCGCGAGGAGGTTCCGGGGCGGCGTGGCTACCCCGGGTACATGTACACCGACCTGGCGCAGCTCTACGAGCGCGCCGGACGGATCGAGGGCCGGGAGGGATCGGTGACGCAGATCCCCATCCTGACGATGCCGGGCGACGACGACACCCATCCCATCCCCGACCTGACGGGGTACATCACGGAGGGGCAGATCTACGTCGACCGCGACCTGCACAGTCAGGGTCTCAAGCCGCCGGTGCAGGTGCTCCCGAGCCTCTCGCGGCTGATGGACGACGGCATCGGCGAGGGCCTCACCCGCGAGGACCACGGCGACGTCTCCGACCAGATGTACGCGGCGTACGCGGAGGGCGAGGACCTGCGCGACCTCGTGAACATCGTCGGCCGCGAGGCGCTCTCCGAGCGCGACAACAAGTACCTCGACTTCGCGGACCGCTTCGAGGCGGAGTTCGTCCAGCAGGGGTACGACACGGACCGCACCATCGACGAGACGCTCGAGATCGGCTGGGACCTCCTCTCGACGCTGCCGAAGGAGGAACTCAACCGCATCGGCGAGGACCTCATCGAGGAGCACTACCGCGAGGACGTCTCGGGCGAGGGGTCGGCCGAGGAAGTCACCGCGGACTAG
- a CDS encoding ATP synthase subunit A, which produces MSQATEPEVTEGTGRINSVSGPVVTAVDLDARMNDVVYVGDEGLMGEVIEIEGDVTTIQVYEETSGVGPGEPVENTGEPLSVDLGPGMLDAIYDGVQRPLDVLEEKMDSAFLDRGVDAPGIDLEKEWEFTPEVEAGDEVEPGDVVGIVPETVTIDHKVMVPPGSEGGVVESAESGPSTVDEPVVTLENGEEITMHQEWPVREQRPTLEKRTPRTPLVSGQRILDGLFPIAKGGTAAIPGPFGSGKTVTQHSLAKFADADIIVYVGCGERGNEMTEVIEDFPELEDPANGNPLMARTSLIANTSNMPVAARESCVYTGITIAEYYRDMGYDVALMADSTSRWAEAMREISSRLEEMPGEEGYPAYLAARLAEFYERAGYFENINGTEGSVSVIGAVSPPGGDFSEPVTQNTLRIVKTFWALDADLAERRHFPAINWNESYSLYQDQLDPWFQEEVAEDWPDKRQWAVDTLDEEGELQEIVQLVGKDALPEDQQLTLEVARYLREGYLQQNAFVDEDMYCPPEKTYAILTAIQTFNDEAFDALDAGVPVEEIQSIDAAPRLNRIATQANWEEYVEELEAEIEEQLQALY; this is translated from the coding sequence ATGAGTCAAGCAACCGAACCGGAAGTCACGGAAGGGACCGGACGCATAAACAGCGTGAGTGGTCCGGTCGTGACGGCCGTCGACCTCGACGCTCGCATGAACGACGTCGTCTACGTCGGCGACGAAGGGCTGATGGGCGAGGTCATCGAGATTGAAGGCGACGTCACGACCATCCAGGTGTACGAGGAGACCTCGGGGGTCGGCCCCGGCGAGCCCGTCGAGAACACGGGCGAACCGCTCTCGGTCGACCTCGGCCCGGGCATGCTGGACGCCATCTACGACGGCGTGCAGCGCCCGCTCGACGTGCTCGAGGAGAAGATGGACAGCGCGTTCCTCGACCGGGGGGTCGACGCCCCGGGCATCGACCTTGAGAAGGAGTGGGAGTTCACCCCCGAGGTCGAGGCCGGCGACGAGGTCGAACCCGGCGACGTCGTCGGGATCGTCCCCGAGACGGTGACCATCGACCACAAGGTGATGGTGCCCCCCGGCTCGGAGGGCGGCGTCGTCGAGAGCGCCGAGTCCGGTCCGTCCACCGTGGACGAACCGGTCGTCACCCTCGAGAACGGCGAGGAGATCACGATGCACCAGGAGTGGCCGGTGCGCGAGCAGCGGCCGACCCTCGAGAAGCGCACCCCGCGCACCCCGCTGGTGTCGGGCCAGCGCATCCTCGACGGCCTGTTCCCCATCGCGAAGGGCGGGACGGCCGCCATCCCCGGGCCGTTCGGCTCCGGGAAGACGGTCACCCAGCACAGCCTCGCCAAGTTCGCGGACGCGGACATCATCGTCTACGTCGGCTGCGGCGAGCGCGGCAACGAGATGACCGAGGTCATCGAGGACTTCCCCGAACTGGAGGACCCGGCGAACGGAAACCCGCTGATGGCCCGGACGAGCCTCATCGCCAACACGTCGAACATGCCCGTCGCGGCCCGGGAGTCCTGCGTGTACACGGGCATCACCATCGCGGAGTACTACCGCGACATGGGCTACGACGTGGCGCTCATGGCCGACTCCACCTCGCGGTGGGCCGAGGCGATGCGCGAGATCTCCTCCCGGCTGGAGGAGATGCCCGGCGAGGAGGGCTACCCCGCGTACCTGGCCGCACGCCTCGCGGAGTTCTACGAGCGCGCCGGCTACTTCGAGAACATCAACGGCACGGAGGGCTCCGTCTCGGTCATCGGGGCGGTCTCGCCGCCCGGCGGCGACTTCTCCGAGCCGGTCACCCAGAACACGCTGCGCATCGTGAAGACGTTCTGGGCGCTGGACGCCGACCTGGCCGAGCGCCGGCACTTCCCGGCGATCAACTGGAACGAGTCCTACTCGCTGTACCAGGACCAGCTCGACCCGTGGTTCCAGGAGGAGGTCGCCGAGGACTGGCCCGACAAGCGCCAGTGGGCCGTCGACACCCTCGACGAGGAGGGCGAACTGCAGGAGATCGTCCAGCTCGTCGGGAAGGACGCCCTGCCGGAGGACCAGCAGCTCACCCTCGAGGTGGCCCGCTACCTCCGCGAGGGCTACCTCCAGCAGAACGCGTTCGTCGACGAGGACATGTACTGTCCCCCCGAGAAGACGTACGCGATCCTCACCGCCATCCAGACGTTCAACGACGAGGCGTTCGACGCCCTCGACGCCGGCGTCCCGGTCGAGGAGATCCAGAGCATCGACGCCGCGCCGCGGCTGAACCGCATCGCCACCCAGGCGAACTGGGAGGAGTACGTCGAGGAACTCGAGGCGGAGATCGAAGAGCAGCTCCAGGCGCTCTACTAG
- a CDS encoding V-type ATP synthase subunit F — MSQEIAVIGSPEFTTGFRLAGVRRCENVADDEKDESLDDAVERTLAAEDVGIVVMRDEDLDHLSRSVRQSAEGSVEPVLVTLGGGAGSGLREQIKRAIGIDLMAEDDDEDN; from the coding sequence ATGAGTCAGGAGATCGCTGTCATCGGCAGCCCCGAGTTCACGACCGGCTTCCGGCTCGCCGGCGTGCGGCGGTGTGAGAACGTCGCCGACGACGAGAAGGACGAGTCGCTCGACGACGCCGTCGAGCGCACGCTCGCGGCCGAGGACGTCGGCATCGTCGTGATGCGCGACGAGGACCTCGACCACCTCTCGCGGTCCGTTCGGCAGTCCGCCGAGGGGAGCGTCGAACCCGTGCTCGTCACGCTCGGCGGCGGCGCCGGGAGCGGCCTGCGCGAACAGATCAAACGCGCCATCGGGATCGACCTGATGGCGGAGGACGACGACGAGGACAACTAA
- a CDS encoding V-type ATP synthase subunit C — MSSRAGTSNPEYVNARVRSRRGALYDDDDYRKLVRMSPAEIARFMEESAYEDQVNELGARYSGVDLIEYALNRNLAEQFEDILDWCEGRLYEQVARYLRKFDAWNVKTVLRGLYADAERESVEADLIRAGEFDERRIGRLLDAGSIEEAVEVLSDTPFGPGLEDAYGDYESTGVLVPLENAVDRAYYELLSTSDLSGEALSEYREFLESEIDFRNAINALRLARSGADVDPSEYFIEGGVLFSADELRALASNRDELLQRIRESRYGEDLSSALTELEEAESLIAFEHALEAALLEYADSLGHVYPLSVTPVVSYILAKEREVDNIRAIARGKEAGLSEEEIEEELVIL, encoded by the coding sequence ATGAGTAGCCGCGCCGGCACGTCCAACCCCGAGTACGTGAACGCCCGCGTCCGTTCGCGACGCGGCGCGCTGTACGACGACGACGACTACCGGAAGCTGGTCCGGATGAGCCCCGCGGAGATCGCCCGCTTCATGGAGGAGTCCGCCTACGAGGACCAGGTGAACGAGCTGGGCGCCCGTTACTCCGGCGTCGACCTCATCGAGTACGCGCTGAACCGGAACCTGGCGGAGCAGTTCGAGGACATCCTCGACTGGTGTGAGGGGCGGCTGTACGAGCAGGTGGCCCGCTACCTGCGCAAGTTCGACGCGTGGAACGTGAAGACAGTCCTGCGCGGGCTCTACGCCGACGCCGAGCGCGAGTCGGTGGAGGCGGACCTCATCCGCGCCGGCGAGTTCGACGAGCGCCGCATCGGGCGGCTGCTCGACGCGGGCTCCATCGAGGAGGCCGTCGAGGTGCTCTCGGACACGCCGTTCGGTCCGGGCCTCGAGGACGCGTACGGCGACTACGAGTCCACCGGCGTGCTGGTCCCGCTCGAGAACGCGGTCGACCGCGCGTACTACGAACTGCTCTCGACGAGCGACCTCTCCGGCGAGGCGCTCTCGGAGTACCGCGAGTTCCTGGAGTCGGAGATCGACTTCCGGAACGCGATCAACGCGCTCCGGCTCGCCCGGTCGGGTGCGGACGTCGACCCCTCGGAGTACTTCATCGAGGGCGGCGTCCTGTTCTCGGCCGACGAACTGCGCGCGCTCGCGAGCAACCGCGACGAGCTGCTCCAGCGCATCCGCGAGAGCCGCTACGGCGAGGACCTCTCGTCGGCGCTGACGGAGCTGGAGGAGGCGGAGAGCCTCATCGCCTTCGAACACGCGCTGGAGGCCGCGCTGCTCGAGTACGCGGACTCGCTCGGCCACGTCTACCCGCTGTCGGTGACGCCCGTGGTGTCGTACATCCTCGCCAAGGAGCGCGAGGTGGACAACATCCGCGCCATCGCCCGCGGGAAGGAGGCCGGCCTCTCCGAGGAGGAGATCGAGGAGGAACTGGTGATCCTATGA
- a CDS encoding V-type ATP synthase subunit E translates to MSLETVAEDIREEARARAEEIREEGEERAGEIVAEAEAEAERVREEREATVERKIAQEREQSLSSAKLEAKQERLEARRDALETVHEEVEAAIAGLEGERREELTRALLEEAAGEFDDDESVAVYGRAEDEELLTDLLSGYEGWSFAGERDCLGGVIVESEESRVRVNNTFDSVLEGVWEDNLKELSDRLFDDE, encoded by the coding sequence ATGAGTCTGGAAACAGTCGCCGAGGACATTCGAGAGGAAGCCCGCGCGCGTGCGGAGGAAATCCGCGAAGAGGGCGAGGAACGCGCCGGCGAGATCGTCGCCGAGGCCGAGGCGGAGGCCGAACGCGTCCGCGAGGAGCGCGAGGCGACCGTCGAGCGGAAGATCGCCCAGGAGCGCGAGCAGTCGCTCTCCAGCGCGAAGCTCGAGGCCAAACAGGAGCGCCTGGAGGCCCGACGCGACGCCCTCGAGACCGTCCACGAGGAGGTCGAGGCGGCGATCGCTGGGCTGGAGGGCGAACGGCGCGAGGAGCTGACCCGCGCGCTGCTCGAGGAGGCGGCCGGGGAGTTCGACGACGACGAGTCGGTCGCCGTCTACGGCCGCGCGGAGGACGAGGAACTGCTGACCGACCTGCTCTCGGGGTACGAGGGCTGGTCGTTCGCCGGCGAACGGGACTGTCTCGGCGGCGTGATCGTCGAGAGCGAGGAGTCCCGCGTCCGGGTCAACAACACGTTCGACTCGGTCCTCGAGGGCGTCTGGGAGGACAACCTCAAGGAGCTGAGCGACCGACTGTTCGACGATGAGTAG
- a CDS encoding F0F1 ATP synthase subunit C → MIDTIPELANVVLQESSPAIPENSAAALAVGLAAFGAGYAERGIGSAAVGAVAEDEDLFVTGLIFTVLPETLVILALVTIFLVG, encoded by the coding sequence ATGATCGACACCATTCCAGAGCTGGCCAACGTTGTACTGCAGGAAAGTAGCCCGGCGATCCCGGAGAACTCCGCCGCTGCGCTCGCGGTCGGTCTCGCGGCGTTCGGCGCGGGGTACGCCGAGCGCGGCATCGGTTCGGCGGCGGTCGGCGCCGTCGCCGAGGACGAGGACCTGTTCGTCACCGGCCTGATCTTCACGGTCCTGCCGGAGACGCTCGTCATCCTCGCGCTGGTCACCATCTTCCTGGTCGGCTAA